The Lentzea guizhouensis genome contains a region encoding:
- a CDS encoding CaiB/BaiF CoA transferase family protein, producing the protein MSTPSGTTPPGTTPPSGTGPLAGLKVVELAGLAPAPFGCMVLADLGADVVQVHKPGSHPAVPGDFLGRNRRSVAIDTRTPEGAELVLQLVERSDVLVEGFRPGVTERLGIGPAQCLARNPRLIYGRMTGWGQDGPLADRAGHDINYIAVAGALEPLGRAGGPPSFPVNLLGDFGGGGLLLALGVLAALYERERSGRGQVVDAAMVDGAALLTTFLHGMRNAGMWTGGRGENMLDGGVPFYDVYEAADGKYVAIGALEEKFYADLVRVLGLADAPSRNDPAKWPELREHIAAAVKTRTRDEWADLARDTDACLAPVLSPAEAARHPYNEERATFVDVSGAAHPAPAPRFGRTPAGVPTPPVAIGMNTREVLADMGVAEARIVELHRAGVIA; encoded by the coding sequence GTGAGCACTCCCTCCGGGACCACTCCTCCTGGGACCACTCCTCCTTCCGGGACCGGCCCGCTGGCGGGGCTGAAGGTCGTCGAGCTCGCGGGTCTCGCGCCGGCGCCGTTCGGCTGCATGGTGCTCGCCGACCTGGGCGCGGACGTGGTCCAGGTGCACAAGCCGGGCAGCCACCCGGCCGTGCCCGGCGACTTCCTCGGCCGCAACCGGCGCTCGGTCGCGATCGACACCCGCACGCCGGAGGGCGCCGAGCTGGTGCTGCAGCTCGTCGAACGCTCGGACGTGCTGGTCGAGGGCTTCCGGCCGGGCGTCACCGAACGGCTCGGCATCGGACCGGCGCAGTGCCTCGCCCGCAACCCGCGCCTCATCTACGGGCGCATGACCGGGTGGGGCCAGGACGGGCCGCTCGCCGACCGCGCCGGGCACGACATCAACTACATCGCCGTCGCGGGTGCGCTGGAGCCGCTCGGCCGCGCCGGCGGGCCGCCGTCGTTCCCGGTCAACCTGCTCGGCGACTTCGGCGGGGGAGGGCTGCTGCTGGCCCTCGGTGTGCTCGCCGCGCTGTATGAAAGGGAACGCTCCGGGCGTGGCCAGGTCGTGGACGCGGCCATGGTCGACGGGGCCGCGTTGCTGACGACGTTCCTGCACGGGATGAGGAACGCGGGCATGTGGACCGGCGGGCGCGGCGAGAACATGCTCGACGGCGGGGTGCCGTTCTACGACGTCTACGAGGCCGCCGACGGGAAGTACGTGGCCATCGGCGCGCTGGAGGAGAAGTTCTACGCCGACCTGGTGCGCGTGCTGGGCCTGGCGGACGCACCGTCGCGCAACGACCCGGCCAAGTGGCCTGAGCTGCGGGAACACATCGCGGCGGCGGTGAAGACGCGCACGCGGGACGAGTGGGCGGACCTCGCGCGGGACACGGACGCGTGCCTGGCGCCGGTGCTCAGCCCCGCCGAGGCGGCACGGCACCCGTACAACGAGGAGCGGGCCACGTTCGTGGACGTCTCCGGTGCGGCGCACCCGGCGCCGGCCCCCCGGTTCGGCCGCACCCCGGCGGGAGTTCCGACGCCTCCCGTGGCGATCGGAATGAACACCCGGGAAGTGCTTGCCGACATGGGTGTGGCGGAAGCCCGAATTGTGGAACTGCACCGGGCAGGAGTAATTGCGTGA
- a CDS encoding GNAT family N-acetyltransferase gives MRIHEVRPEDWRWWRDARLEALATDPGGFGSTLAREQAYTEDDWRESVERGLKLVALDPGPVGLVGAMTKPTGLELFSMWVRSSHRGRGVGEALVGAVLAWAAQDGWKVVRLHIYDDNLPARRLYERLGFVDTDEPEYMEHLLS, from the coding sequence ATGCGGATCCACGAGGTGCGGCCGGAGGACTGGCGGTGGTGGCGCGACGCCCGGCTGGAGGCGCTCGCCACCGACCCCGGCGGGTTCGGGTCGACGCTGGCCCGTGAGCAGGCCTACACCGAGGACGACTGGCGGGAGTCGGTCGAGCGGGGGCTCAAGCTCGTGGCGCTCGACCCCGGTCCGGTCGGGCTGGTCGGCGCGATGACCAAGCCCACCGGCCTGGAGCTGTTCTCGATGTGGGTGCGCAGCTCCCACCGGGGTCGCGGCGTCGGGGAAGCGCTGGTCGGAGCCGTGCTGGCGTGGGCGGCGCAGGACGGCTGGAAGGTCGTGCGGCTGCACATCTACGACGACAACCTGCCCGCGCGGCGGCTCTACGAACGACTCGGGTTCGTCGACACCGATGAACCCGAGTACATGGAGCACCTGTTGAGCTAA
- a CDS encoding acyl-CoA dehydrogenase family protein yields MGERRSRWMDSDLDQLRQLARTFMEKEVVPNQERFAEQKQVDRELWTKAGELGLLCLSIPEEYGGGGGTFAHEAVLLEEQARAGDSSWGNSVHSGIVAHYLNSYGTEEQKLRWLPKLASGEYVGAIAMSEPGAGSDLQAIRTKAIRDGDEYVINGSKTFITNGVQADLVIVVAKTDPAQGAQGISLLVVEHDIRRGRTLDKVGMKGQDTAELFFDDVRVPAENLLGGQEGMGFIQLMQQLPQERLIIGVCCIAGIEAAVDVTLKYVRERTAFGKELIKFQNTRFKLAECATEAAVTRAFIDECIEKHLKAELDVPTAAMAKWWASDRLGKVVDECVQLFGGYGYMNEYPIARAWTDARVQRIYGGTNEIMKEIIARSL; encoded by the coding sequence ATGGGAGAGCGCCGATCGCGGTGGATGGACAGCGACCTGGACCAGTTGCGCCAGCTCGCGCGCACGTTCATGGAGAAGGAGGTCGTGCCGAACCAGGAACGCTTCGCCGAGCAGAAGCAGGTCGACCGCGAGCTCTGGACCAAGGCGGGTGAGCTCGGGTTGCTGTGCCTGAGCATCCCCGAGGAGTACGGCGGCGGTGGCGGCACGTTCGCGCACGAGGCCGTGCTGCTCGAAGAACAGGCACGCGCCGGCGACAGCTCGTGGGGCAACAGCGTGCACAGCGGGATCGTGGCGCACTACCTGAACTCCTACGGCACCGAAGAGCAGAAGCTGCGCTGGCTGCCCAAGCTCGCGTCCGGCGAGTACGTCGGCGCGATCGCGATGTCGGAACCGGGCGCGGGCTCGGACCTGCAGGCGATCCGCACCAAGGCGATCCGCGACGGCGACGAGTACGTCATCAACGGCTCCAAGACGTTCATCACCAACGGCGTGCAGGCCGACCTGGTCATCGTCGTCGCGAAGACCGACCCGGCCCAGGGTGCTCAGGGCATCTCGCTGCTCGTGGTCGAGCACGACATCCGGCGCGGCCGCACGCTCGACAAGGTCGGCATGAAGGGCCAGGACACCGCCGAGCTGTTCTTCGACGACGTCCGGGTGCCCGCGGAGAACCTGCTGGGCGGCCAGGAGGGCATGGGCTTCATCCAGCTCATGCAGCAGCTGCCGCAGGAACGGTTGATCATCGGCGTCTGCTGCATCGCGGGCATCGAGGCCGCGGTCGACGTGACGTTGAAGTACGTGCGGGAGCGCACGGCGTTCGGCAAGGAGCTGATCAAGTTCCAGAACACCCGCTTCAAGCTCGCCGAGTGCGCCACCGAGGCAGCCGTGACCAGGGCGTTCATCGACGAGTGCATCGAGAAGCACCTCAAGGCCGAGCTCGACGTGCCGACCGCGGCGATGGCCAAGTGGTGGGCCAGCGACCGGCTGGGCAAGGTCGTCGACGAGTGCGTGCAGCTCTTCGGCGGCTACGGCTACATGAACGAGTACCCGATCGCACGCGCCTGGACCGACGCCCGCGTGCAGCGGATCTACGGCGGGACGAACGAGATCATGAAGGAAATCATCGCGAGGTCCCTGTGA
- the glyA gene encoding serine hydroxymethyltransferase: MSDHFNASLAEYDPEVAQAVAAELARQQGTLEMIASENFTPVSVLQAQGSVLTNKYAEGYPGRRYYGGCEHVDVVEKLAIERIKSLFGAGFANVQPHSGAQANAAAMFALLQPGDTILGLDLAHGGHLTHGMRINFSGKLYNVVPYHVSDGDGRVDMAEVERLATEHRPKLIVAGWSAYPRQLDFAEFRRIADSVEAYLMVDMAHFAGLVAAGLHPSPVPHAHVTTTTTHKTLGGPRGGVILSNEADIAKKINSAVFPGQQGGPLEHVIAAKAVAFKHAASPEFADRQRRTLEGARILADRLSQADVAEAGVKVLTGGTDVHLVLVDLVNSELDGKQAEDVLHQIGITVNRNAVPNDPRPPMVTSGLRIGTPALATRGFGEVDFTEVADVIAEALKPGAAIDELRARVEVLAAKHPLYSTL, translated from the coding sequence ATGTCCGACCACTTCAACGCCTCGCTCGCGGAGTACGACCCCGAGGTCGCGCAGGCCGTTGCCGCGGAGCTCGCGCGCCAGCAGGGCACCCTCGAGATGATCGCCTCGGAGAACTTCACGCCCGTCTCGGTGCTGCAGGCCCAGGGCTCGGTGCTCACCAACAAGTACGCCGAGGGTTACCCCGGCCGCCGCTACTACGGCGGCTGCGAGCACGTCGACGTCGTGGAGAAGCTCGCCATCGAGCGCATCAAGTCGCTCTTCGGCGCCGGTTTCGCCAACGTCCAGCCGCACTCCGGCGCCCAGGCCAACGCCGCCGCGATGTTCGCGCTGCTGCAGCCCGGCGACACGATCCTCGGCCTGGACCTCGCGCACGGCGGTCACCTGACCCACGGCATGCGCATCAACTTCTCCGGCAAGCTCTACAACGTCGTGCCGTACCACGTCTCCGACGGTGACGGCCGCGTCGACATGGCCGAGGTCGAGCGCCTCGCCACCGAGCACCGCCCCAAGCTGATCGTCGCCGGCTGGTCCGCCTACCCGCGCCAGCTGGACTTCGCCGAGTTCCGCCGCATCGCGGACTCGGTCGAGGCCTACCTGATGGTCGACATGGCGCACTTCGCCGGCCTCGTCGCCGCGGGCCTGCACCCGTCGCCGGTCCCGCACGCCCACGTGACCACCACCACGACGCACAAGACCCTCGGCGGCCCCCGCGGCGGCGTGATCCTCTCGAACGAGGCGGACATCGCCAAGAAGATCAACTCGGCGGTCTTCCCCGGCCAGCAGGGCGGCCCGCTGGAGCACGTGATCGCCGCCAAGGCCGTCGCCTTCAAGCACGCCGCCTCCCCGGAGTTCGCCGACCGCCAGCGCCGCACCCTGGAAGGTGCCCGCATCCTCGCCGACCGCCTCTCGCAGGCGGACGTCGCCGAGGCGGGCGTGAAGGTCCTCACCGGCGGCACGGACGTGCACCTGGTCCTGGTCGACCTGGTGAACTCCGAGCTGGACGGCAAGCAGGCCGAGGACGTCCTGCACCAGATCGGCATCACCGTCAACCGCAACGCCGTCCCGAACGACCCGCGCCCGCCGATGGTCACCTCCGGCCTGCGCATCGGCACCCCGGCACTCGCCACCCGCGGGTTCGGCGAGGTGGACTTCACCGAGGTCGCCGACGTGATCGCCGAGGCCCTCAAGCCGGGTGCCGCGATCGACGAGCTCCGCGCGCGCGTCGAGGTGCTGGCGGCCAAGCACCCGCTGTACTCCACGCTCTGA
- a CDS encoding acetyl-CoA C-acetyltransferase: MSEALIFDAVRTPRGKGKRGSLHSVRPVELAAGVLRALSERNSLDTSSVDDVVLGVVSPIGEQGGDIARAAVLAAGWDQRPAGVQLNRFCASGLESVNLAAAKVASGFEDLVVAGGVESMSRVPMGSDGGAWAIDPATNFDLSFVPQGVSADLIATLEGFSRTDVDAWAARSHAKAFEAQKNGFFERSVVPVVDQNGTVVLKEDETIRPESTVESLGGLKPSFQFHGDLGYDTVAIDRYPTVERIRHVHTPGNSSQIVDGAAAMLIGSAAAGQSLGLTPRARIVSVAVVGTEPTIMLTGPAPSARKALDRAGLSVEDIDLFEVNEAFSSVVLKFLRDMDIPEDKVNVNGGAIALGHPLGATGCMILGTLLDELERRDLRRGLATLCVGGGMGIATIIERV; encoded by the coding sequence ATGAGCGAAGCCTTGATCTTCGACGCGGTGCGCACGCCCCGTGGCAAGGGCAAGCGCGGGTCGCTGCACAGCGTGCGGCCCGTCGAGCTGGCCGCCGGTGTGCTGCGCGCGCTGTCCGAGCGCAACTCCCTCGACACCTCCTCGGTGGACGACGTCGTGTTGGGCGTGGTGTCCCCGATCGGCGAGCAGGGCGGCGACATCGCCCGTGCCGCGGTGCTGGCCGCCGGCTGGGACCAGCGGCCGGCCGGTGTGCAGCTCAACCGGTTCTGCGCCTCCGGCCTGGAGTCGGTGAACCTGGCGGCCGCGAAGGTCGCCTCCGGGTTCGAGGACCTGGTGGTGGCCGGTGGCGTCGAGTCGATGTCGCGGGTGCCGATGGGGTCCGACGGTGGTGCGTGGGCGATCGACCCGGCCACCAACTTCGACCTGTCCTTCGTGCCGCAGGGCGTGTCGGCCGACCTGATCGCGACGCTGGAGGGCTTCTCGCGCACGGACGTCGACGCGTGGGCCGCCCGGTCGCACGCGAAGGCGTTCGAGGCGCAGAAGAACGGCTTCTTCGAACGGTCCGTGGTGCCGGTCGTCGACCAGAACGGCACGGTGGTGCTCAAGGAGGACGAGACGATCCGCCCCGAGTCCACCGTGGAGTCGCTGGGCGGGCTCAAGCCCAGCTTCCAGTTCCACGGCGACCTCGGCTACGACACCGTCGCGATCGACCGCTACCCCACCGTCGAGCGCATCCGGCACGTGCACACGCCGGGCAACTCCTCGCAGATCGTCGACGGCGCGGCGGCCATGCTGATCGGCTCCGCCGCCGCCGGGCAGTCGCTGGGCCTCACGCCGCGGGCGCGGATCGTGTCCGTCGCCGTGGTGGGCACCGAGCCGACGATCATGCTGACCGGACCGGCGCCGTCCGCGCGCAAGGCGCTCGACCGGGCCGGGCTCTCGGTGGAGGACATCGACCTGTTCGAGGTCAACGAGGCGTTCTCGTCGGTGGTGCTGAAGTTCCTGCGGGACATGGACATCCCCGAGGACAAGGTCAACGTCAACGGCGGCGCGATCGCGCTGGGCCACCCGCTGGGCGCGACCGGCTGCATGATCCTGGGCACGCTGCTGGACGAGCTGGAGCGGCGGGACCTGCGCCGCGGCCTGGCCACGTTGTGCGTGGGCGGCGGCATGGGCATCGCGACGATCATCGAGAGGGTCTGA
- a CDS encoding DUF3817 domain-containing protein, whose amino-acid sequence MKGALTRFRVMAYVVGVFLLLLVVAMVLKYAAGMDQAMKVVGPVHGFLYAIYLVLSVDLALKLRWSIKGTALVLIAGTIPFLSFWAERKVVEKTAQGVPL is encoded by the coding sequence ATGAAGGGTGCGTTGACCCGGTTCAGGGTCATGGCTTACGTGGTCGGTGTCTTCCTGCTGCTCCTGGTCGTGGCGATGGTGCTGAAGTACGCCGCCGGCATGGACCAGGCGATGAAGGTCGTCGGCCCGGTCCACGGGTTCCTGTACGCCATCTACCTGGTGCTCTCCGTCGACCTGGCGCTGAAGCTGCGCTGGTCCATCAAGGGCACCGCGCTCGTGCTGATCGCGGGGACGATCCCGTTCCTGTCGTTCTGGGCCGAGCGCAAGGTGGTGGAGAAGACTGCGCAGGGCGTGCCGCTGTGA
- the gcvT gene encoding glycine cleavage system aminomethyltransferase GcvT: MSRLTPLNAEHESLGAMFTDFAGWKMPLRYSSELAEHHAVRTTAGLFDLTHMGEIVLTGPQAGVALDHALVGHISALAVGKARYTMITQADGGVVDDLIVYRLGDEEFMVVANASNAAVVAEALVERAAGFDTVVTDRSTDYALIAIQGPKSVEILAGLTDTDLATVKYYASYPSQVAGVDALLARTGYTGEEGFELFVAPADAPAVWNALLEAGQPHELKPCGLGCRDTLRLEAGMPLYGNELTTSLTPYHAGLGRVVKLDKPGDFVGRDALTKVSESGVDSVLVGLKTAERRAPRHGYAVLNGDEVVGEVTSGALSPTLGYSVAMAYVNRASAEPGTPLLVDVRGKKQPVEVVALPFYKRAK; encoded by the coding sequence ATGTCCCGCCTCACGCCACTGAACGCTGAGCACGAGTCGCTCGGCGCGATGTTCACCGACTTCGCGGGCTGGAAGATGCCGCTGCGCTACTCCAGCGAGCTCGCCGAGCACCACGCCGTGCGCACCACCGCGGGCCTGTTCGACCTCACACACATGGGTGAGATCGTGCTGACCGGTCCGCAGGCCGGCGTCGCGCTGGACCACGCGCTGGTCGGCCACATCTCCGCGCTCGCGGTGGGCAAGGCCCGCTACACGATGATCACCCAGGCCGACGGCGGCGTGGTCGACGACCTGATCGTCTACCGGCTGGGCGACGAGGAGTTCATGGTCGTCGCGAACGCCTCCAACGCCGCCGTGGTGGCCGAGGCGCTCGTCGAGCGGGCCGCCGGGTTCGACACGGTCGTCACGGACAGGTCCACGGACTACGCGTTGATCGCGATCCAGGGCCCGAAGTCGGTGGAGATCCTGGCCGGGCTGACGGACACCGACCTGGCGACGGTGAAGTACTACGCCTCCTACCCGTCGCAGGTGGCCGGGGTGGACGCGCTGCTCGCGCGCACCGGGTACACCGGCGAGGAGGGCTTCGAGCTCTTCGTCGCGCCCGCCGACGCGCCGGCCGTGTGGAACGCGTTGCTGGAGGCCGGTCAGCCGCACGAGCTCAAGCCATGTGGCCTCGGCTGCCGCGACACGTTGCGCCTCGAAGCCGGGATGCCGTTGTACGGCAACGAGCTGACCACCTCCCTGACGCCGTACCACGCCGGTCTCGGCCGGGTCGTGAAGCTCGACAAGCCGGGCGACTTCGTCGGCCGCGACGCGCTGACCAAGGTGTCCGAGTCCGGTGTGGACTCCGTGCTCGTCGGGCTGAAGACCGCCGAGCGCCGCGCGCCCCGCCACGGCTACGCGGTGCTGAACGGCGACGAGGTCGTCGGCGAGGTGACGTCGGGCGCGCTGTCCCCGACCCTCGGTTACTCGGTGGCGATGGCCTACGTGAACCGGGCCAGTGCCGAGCCGGGCACCCCACTGCTGGTGGACGTCCGCGGCAAGAAGCAGCCGGTCGAGGTCGTCGCACTTCCGTTCTACAAGCGCGCCAAGTAG